In a genomic window of Hyla sarda isolate aHylSar1 unplaced genomic scaffold, aHylSar1.hap1 scaffold_38, whole genome shotgun sequence:
- the LOC130332641 gene encoding uncharacterized protein LOC130332641, with amino-acid sequence MDVCKEKKAAASMSKECDVKQSASHGVQCDGNMTEFKTESIVGTPKSANRGHVGAQEVRGSQAAGVQLHSPAQRQRRTSLERQTLQENLQQQEVVSSMTRSGRTRSQAGGKSHNTDKSMEVTPGKSVEKYESVCKTVPAPDPNVCDRASGDTSSQGSSVFTQPERLSRPLQQGKETTRAPELQLAEEIPALVRRMEELKHLKYMLQMQIDCVYKLKTANPQYKTMHDDKLYTLSTELATIVSEMDSILERMGPLAESYRNKERFSQYQLSFGAEPRSDVAPVITPDEPQEVTRPLIKPPSFTFKDRHVHKPEEQQPQRPAAVPEPATHLPAEALQVPEVPVHQEDSGHLPVYEGDGVMEQSSNVGARTGGEDCGDVGTRTEGADFDVPEGSVAGGGAQSVWGVVSDDDIEVDGTGDVVHNTVQDFPPLPTSTAAVAGPPRVDPNPVRQDAGTRQVPPRNAWSRGAPSFTSSANYTGQAFKRRNVVRFRHRGAKEDLPDRRFVVRELLCHQMGFVPADILAVINLPDRQGYDVSFKLMSNLDRFWYEVLSESEGDLDTEIKRIEGECDVDTRDQPPIKRKPQSVKDNPALRDCTSAILRDSLRLLNSVRLPKKFHDIAWLSLHGKLFISAVFCTQSGQVNQFLDVNKYDNIQQAEILQEGGKLKSKVDENVSELLTAAE; translated from the exons ATGGATGTatgtaaagaaaagaaagcagcagcaagtATGTCTAAGGAATGTGATGTGAAACAGTCTGCCAGCCATGGTgtacagtgtgatggtaatatgaCTGAATTCAAGACAGAATCCATTGTGGGAACTCCAAAGTCTGCTAACCGAggccatgttg gtgcacaggaggtgaggggatcacaggcagcaggtgtgcagctccactctccagcacagaggCAGAGGAGGACATCACTGGAGAGACAGACATTACAGGAGAACCTACAGCAACAagaggtggtctccagcatgacccgctcaggccgcacaAGATCCCAGGCCGGAGGTAAGAGCCACAATACTGACAAGTCTATGGAGGTGACACCTGGGAAATCTGTGGAGAAATATGAAAGTGTTTGCAAAACTGTTCCTGCCCCGGACCCTAATGTATGTGACCGGGCCTCAGGAGATACAAGCAGCCAAGGCTCCTCTGTGTTCACCCAGCCTGAGAGACTGTCCAGACCCCTCCAGCAGGGCAAAGAGACCacccgggcaccagagctacagctggcggaggagatcccagcactggtgaggaggatggaggagctgaaGCACCTAAAATATATGCTGCAAATGCAGATAGACTGTGTATATAAACTGAAGACAGCAAATCCACAATACAAGACAATGCATGATGATAAACTGTATACACTGAGCACAGAGCTGGCCACCATAGTGAGCGAGATGGACTCTATACTGGAGAGGATGGGACCTTTGGCGGAATCCTATAGGAACAAGGAGCGCTTTTCACAGTACCAGCTGAGTTTTGGTGCAGAGCCCAGATCGGATGTGGCACCTGTCATCACCCCAGATGAGCCCCAGGAGGTGACAAGACCCCTTATAAAACCCCCAAGTTTCACCTTCAAGGATCGGCATGTTCATAAGCCCGAGGAGCAGCAACCTCAGAGACCTGCAGCTGTTCCGGAGCCTGCAACTCACTTACCTGCAgaggcactacaagtcccagaagtcccagtGCATCAGGAGGACAGTGGACATTTGCCggtgtatgaaggtgatggggtgatggagcagagctctaatgttggggcacggactgggggtgaggactgtggTGATGTTGGGACACGGACTGAGGGTGCGGACTttgatgttcctgaggggtcggtggctggagggggtgcacaatctgtgtggggtgttgtgtctgatgatgatatagaggtggatgggacaggGGATGTTGTACACAatactgtgcaggatttcccccctttacctACAAGCACAGCAGCtgtggcagggccccctagagtagaccccaaccctgtaagacaggacgcaggtacccgccaggttcctcctagaaatgcctggagccgtggtgctccatcattcacctccagcgccaattacactggccaggcatttaaaaggaggaatgttgtgcgatttcggcacagaggtgccaaggaggaccttccagataggaggtttgtggtgagggagctcctgtgccaccagatggggtttgtgccagcggacatcttggctgtaataaacctaccagatagacagggctatgatgtcagctttaagctcatgtctaatctggataggttctg GTACGAGGTCCTGTCAGAGTCCGAGGGAGATTTGGACACTGAGATAAAAAGAATAGAGGGTGAATGTGATGTTGACACcagggaccaacccccaataaaaagaaaaccgcagagTGTGAAAGATAAC ccaGCACTAAGGGACTGTACATCCGCCATTTTACGAGACAGTCTGAGGCTTCTAAACAGTGTGCGGCTCCCGAAAAAATTCCATGATATTGCCTGGCTGTCACTGCATGGGAAACTGTTT